In the Sus scrofa isolate TJ Tabasco breed Duroc chromosome 6, Sscrofa11.1, whole genome shotgun sequence genome, one interval contains:
- the HAS1 gene encoding hyaluronan synthase 1 (The RefSeq protein has 3 substitutions, 1 frameshift compared to this genomic sequence), with amino-acid sequence MRQQDVPKPSPAARHCSSLARRVLTIAFALLILGLMTWAYAAGVPLASDRFGLLAFGLYGAFLSAHLVAQSLFAYLEHRRVAAAARRAAARGPPDAATARSVALTISAYQEDPAYLRQCLVSARALLYPRARLRVVMVVDGNRAEDLYMVDMFREVFADEDPATYVWDGNYHQPWEPAAAGAAGAYREVEVEDPGRLAVETLVRTRRCVCVAQRWGGKREVMYTAFKALGDSVDYVQVCDSDTRLDPLALLELVRVLDEDPRVGAVGGDVRILNPLDSWVSFLSSLRYWVAFNVERACQSYFHCVSCISGPLGLYRNNLLQQFLEAWYNQKFLGTHCTFGDDRHLTNRMLSMGYATKYTSRSRCYSETPSSFLRWLSQQTRWSKSYFREWLYNALWWHRHHAWMTYEAVVSGLFPFFVAATVLRLFYAGRPWALLWVLLCVQGVALAKAAFAAWLRGCLRMLLLSLYAPLYMGRLLPAKFLALATMNQSGWGTSGRRQLAANYVPVLPLALWALLLLGGLVRSVVHEARADWSGPSRAAEARHLAVGAGAYLGYWAIMLTLYWVGVRRLCRRRAGGYRVQV; translated from the exons CAGGACGTGCCCAAGCCCAGCCCCGCAGCCCGCCACTGCTCCAGCCTGGCCCGGCGGGTGCTGACCATCGCCTTCGCGCTGCTCATCCTGGGCCTCATGACCTGGGCCTACGCCGCCGGGGTGCCCCTGGCCTCCGATCGCTTCGGCCTCCTGGCCTTCGGCCTCTACGGGGCCTTCCTCTCTGCGCACCTGGTGGCGCAGAGCCTCTTCGCGTACCTGGAGCACCGgcgggtggcggcggcggcgcggcgggCGGCGGCGCGGGGCCC AGACGCGGCCACGGCGCGCAGCGTGGCGCTGACCATCTCCGCGTATCAGGAGGACCCCGCGTACCTGCGCCAGTGCCTGGTGTCCGCCCGCGCCCTGCTGTACCCGCGCGCGCGGCTGCGCGTCGTCATGGTGGTGGACGGCAACCGCGCCGAGGACCTCTACATGGTGGACATGTTCCGCGAGGTCTTCGCCGACGAGGACCCCGCCACCTACGTGTGGGACGGCAACTACCACCAGCCCTGGGAACCCGCGGCGGCGGGCGCGGCGGGCGCCTACCGGGAGGTGGAGGCCGAGGACCCCGGGCGGCTGGCGGTGGAGACGCTGGTGCGGACGCGCCGGTGCGTGTGCGTGGCGCAGCGCTGGGGCGGTAAGCGCGAGGTCATGTACACCGCCTTCAAGGCGCTCGGCGACTCGGTGGACTACGTGCAG GTCTGTGACTCAGACACACGGCTGGACCCTTTGGCGCTGCTGGAGCTGGTGCGGGTACTGGACGAGGACCCCCGGGTAGGGGCTGTGGGGGGCGAcgtgcggatccttaaccctctggacTCTTGGGTCAGCTTCCTCAGCAGCCTGCGGTACTGGGTGGCCTTCAACGTGGAGCGGGCTTGTCAGAGCTACTTCCACTGTGTGTCCTGCATCAGTGGTCCCCTAG GTCTGTACAGGAACAACCTCCTGCAGCAATTCCTTGAGGCCTGGTACaatcagaagttcctgggcaccCACTGTACCTTTGGGGATGACCGCCACCTCACCAACCGCATGCTCAGCATGGGCTATGCCACCAA GTACACCTCGCGGTCCCGCTGCTACTCGGAGACGCCCTCGTCCTTCCTGCGCTGGCTGAGCCAGCAGACGCGCTGGTCCAAGTCGTACTTCCGCGAGTGGCTGTACAACGCGCTGTGGTGGCACCGGCACCACGCGTGGATGACCTACGAGGCGGTGGTCTCGGGCCTCTTCCCATTCTTCGTGGCGGCCACCGTGCTGCGGCTCTTCTACGCGGGCCGCCCGTGGGCGCTGCTCTGGGTGCTGCTGTGCGTGCAGGGCGTGGCGCTGGCCAAGGCGGCCTTCGCGGCCTGGCTGCGGGGCTGCCTGTGGATGCTGCTGCTCTCGCTCTACGCGCCCCTCTACATGGGCGGCCTCCTGCCGGCCAAGTTCCTGGCACTCGCCACCATGAACCAGAGCGGCTGGGGCACGTCGGGCCGCCGCCAGCTGGCCGCCAACTACGTCCCGGTGCTGCCACTGGCCCTCTGGGCGCTGCTGCTGCTCGGGGGTCTGGTCCGCAGCGTGGTCCACGAGGCCCGGGCCGACTGGAGCGGCCCCTCCCGGGCTGCAGAGGCCCGTCACCTGGCCGTGGGGGCCGGCGCCTACCTGGGCTACTGGGCGATCATGCTGACCCTCTACTGGGTGGGCGTGCGGAGGCTCTGCCGGCGGCGGGCGGGGGGCTACCGCGTCCAAGTGTGA